The following are encoded together in the Planococcus antarcticus DSM 14505 genome:
- a CDS encoding glycosyltransferase: protein MLSKIISNNSCEDVSMFVITLIDINHYYQQMTNTGTKIYCINFNKGLLGPLNILKIVKIIYKEKPDVIQTWMYHCDFIGIFLKIIFPKKKLIWNIRHSNLVKNVDKSTTIFLANILGKLSFFPNKIICGSVAAYNSHLKVGYREKKLTIIPNGFDTNQFAPNNMIRKEVRKELGLLNENLVIGHIGRANKIKNQIALIEVFSEISREYSNLKLVLIGKGIKEKYQNHSLVIENKSVILIDEVSDVQRYLKSFDLFVLPSLSEGFPNVIGEAMASGVPCISTRVGDSPQIINKEELIAIRNSNSDLEKKILYWLNLDSETKKELKIYSRNRIINTYSINKVVALYIDLYRKIA, encoded by the coding sequence ATGCTTTCAAAGATTATAAGCAATAATAGCTGTGAAGATGTATCTATGTTTGTTATTACCTTAATAGATATAAACCATTACTATCAACAAATGACTAATACAGGTACGAAGATTTACTGTATAAATTTTAATAAAGGTTTATTAGGCCCTTTAAATATATTGAAAATAGTTAAGATAATTTATAAAGAAAAACCTGATGTTATACAAACTTGGATGTATCACTGTGATTTCATTGGAATATTTTTGAAAATTATATTCCCAAAAAAGAAGTTAATATGGAATATAAGGCATAGTAATCTTGTGAAAAATGTAGATAAATCTACTACAATATTTTTGGCGAATATCTTAGGTAAGTTAAGTTTTTTCCCAAATAAAATAATTTGTGGATCAGTAGCCGCATATAACTCCCATCTTAAAGTTGGTTATAGAGAAAAAAAACTAACCATTATCCCGAATGGATTCGATACAAACCAGTTTGCTCCTAACAATATGATTAGAAAAGAAGTTAGAAAAGAATTGGGTTTACTAAATGAGAACTTAGTAATAGGTCATATTGGAAGGGCAAATAAAATTAAAAATCAAATAGCATTAATTGAGGTTTTTTCTGAAATATCAAGAGAATATTCAAATTTGAAATTAGTACTCATAGGTAAGGGAATAAAAGAAAAATATCAAAACCATAGCTTAGTAATTGAAAATAAAAGTGTTATCTTAATTGACGAAGTTTCTGATGTCCAAAGATATTTAAAGTCATTTGATCTTTTTGTTCTTCCATCACTGAGTGAAGGATTTCCCAATGTAATTGGAGAAGCAATGGCTAGTGGAGTACCCTGCATTTCAACAAGAGTAGGAGATAGTCCTCAAATAATAAATAAAGAAGAATTGATAGCTATTAGGAATTCAAATAGTGACTTAGAAAAGAAAATTTTATATTGGTTAAACTTAGATAGTGAAACAAAGAAAGAATTAAAAATATATTCTAGAAACCGTATTATTAATACTTACTCTATTAATAAAGTTGTAGCTTTATATATTGATTTATATAGGAAAATAGCTTAA
- a CDS encoding phenylacetate--CoA ligase family protein gives MSRTLYKLASFAKPEYIKEAKLYRNLKNMSPMQIEKLEKKRLRTLLIHANKYSAYYNNLFKENYIDLNAKDIYKEYKKIPFLTKEIIRENQNQILSVHEAKGRYANFSSGSTGEPIKIYQDDYYKNKVRATSNFFDTMANTKPGDKTMVLWGADKEIDKYESSLKVRIMSKIKRLKYLNCWKLDDLIMEKYVEEINNFKPIHILGYAEALNEISKYIIENNIKVNTPKSIISSAGMLDLKMRENIEKAFNRKVFNRYGSREVGGIAIECELHDGLHISTFSNYLEIVDENGIEASPGEIGEIVLTSLNNFSFPLIRYRVGDFGKEKNGVCPCGNPFPLLSTLEGRTSDYLVTSNKLKIRIPTSIFSQIPEIEKYQIIQNELRKINISILINSKEANDSESLEILKEKIKVVVEEFSENSFDVEVNFTKFIKPTSSGKHRYIINNILS, from the coding sequence ATGAGTAGAACATTATATAAACTAGCTAGCTTTGCAAAACCAGAATATATAAAAGAAGCGAAATTGTACAGAAATCTTAAAAATATGTCCCCAATGCAAATTGAAAAACTAGAAAAAAAAAGATTAAGAACTCTGTTGATACATGCTAATAAATATTCTGCCTACTATAACAACCTATTTAAAGAGAATTATATTGATTTGAATGCTAAGGATATCTATAAAGAGTACAAAAAAATTCCTTTTTTAACTAAAGAAATTATAAGAGAAAACCAAAATCAAATATTGTCTGTGCATGAAGCGAAAGGCAGATACGCTAATTTTTCTAGCGGATCTACCGGTGAACCTATCAAGATTTATCAAGATGATTACTATAAAAATAAAGTTCGTGCTACATCTAACTTTTTTGATACCATGGCTAATACAAAACCTGGAGATAAGACTATGGTGTTGTGGGGAGCAGATAAGGAAATAGATAAGTATGAGTCAAGCCTAAAAGTAAGAATTATGTCAAAGATTAAGCGACTTAAGTATTTGAATTGTTGGAAACTCGATGATTTGATAATGGAAAAGTATGTGGAAGAAATCAACAATTTTAAACCTATCCACATCTTGGGATACGCAGAAGCTCTCAATGAAATTTCTAAATACATCATAGAAAATAATATTAAAGTTAATACACCTAAAAGTATAATTAGTAGTGCTGGAATGCTAGATTTGAAAATGAGAGAAAATATTGAGAAAGCATTTAATAGAAAAGTATTTAACAGATATGGCAGTAGAGAAGTTGGAGGTATAGCAATAGAATGTGAATTACACGATGGTTTACATATATCCACATTCTCGAACTATCTGGAAATAGTTGATGAGAATGGAATAGAAGCTAGTCCAGGAGAAATTGGAGAAATTGTATTAACTTCTTTAAATAATTTTTCATTCCCATTGATTCGATATCGAGTAGGAGACTTTGGAAAAGAAAAAAATGGTGTATGTCCATGCGGAAACCCTTTTCCTTTATTAAGTACACTTGAAGGAAGGACCTCTGATTATCTAGTTACGAGTAATAAATTGAAGATAAGAATTCCTACCTCTATTTTCAGTCAAATACCAGAAATTGAGAAATATCAAATTATTCAAAATGAGTTAAGAAAAATAAATATTAGTATTCTAATAAATTCGAAAGAGGCAAATGACTCTGAGAGTTTAGAAATATTGAAAGAAAAGATTAAGGTTGTTGTTGAAGAATTTTCAGAAAATTCTTTTGATGTTGAAGTTAATTTTACAAAATTCATTAAACCAACTAGTTCTGGTAAACACCGGTATATTATAAATAATATACTTTCTTAA
- a CDS encoding O-antigen ligase family protein has translation MKLKKILGLSLFFCTFYSLIIPGIYFTLSDLFFTILFTMLIIKNFSDNSILYNNNLKMSLFSLSLILGGYLVSGIFNTISIGDYTSMSIQYIFVFAILMYVMNNFKSDTLLKLSEMILLGISFITLFSSFLKFFLPSIYTNLINLGIFIGDARLGGFIGANGLSKTIVLCIPLLYVLYTNNVISRRKTFIYILIFIFGLIQASSFGGLISFVITAVILWLLNNIFIKKTFLTNIFLLIKNAVIGIFVVSFVLFINNFFKLELFNVFSERVLKTIFQENISEAGSFNIKFSLMETGLNFIQSSPIIGIGYGNFSKENVYEQNIHNLYISLWVEGGLLSFIGLLLFILYFLFISLKILMSSKNKYSISIGIGLFALTLAFSINIFTGTSGYVRHTMIPLILIGTIASRQLKKVKEENRNE, from the coding sequence ATGAAGCTAAAAAAAATATTAGGATTATCACTGTTTTTTTGTACTTTTTATAGTTTAATAATTCCAGGGATTTACTTCACACTTTCTGACCTCTTTTTTACTATTCTTTTCACCATGCTTATAATTAAAAATTTCTCTGATAATAGTATTTTATATAATAATAATTTAAAAATGAGTTTATTTAGTCTCTCACTAATATTAGGTGGGTATCTAGTCAGTGGTATTTTCAATACAATTTCAATTGGTGATTATACTAGCATGTCCATTCAATACATCTTCGTATTTGCGATTTTAATGTATGTAATGAATAACTTTAAAAGCGATACCCTATTAAAACTAAGCGAAATGATCTTGCTGGGTATTAGTTTTATAACATTATTTTCTAGTTTTTTAAAGTTTTTTCTGCCATCTATTTATACTAACTTAATAAATCTTGGAATCTTTATTGGTGATGCGAGACTAGGAGGATTTATAGGTGCCAACGGATTGTCAAAAACAATAGTTTTATGTATACCTCTGCTTTATGTTTTATACACTAATAATGTAATATCCAGAAGAAAGACTTTTATTTATATATTGATTTTTATCTTTGGGCTGATTCAAGCAAGTTCTTTTGGGGGACTAATCTCTTTTGTAATTACTGCAGTGATTCTTTGGCTATTAAATAATATATTTATTAAAAAGACATTTCTCACAAACATTTTTTTATTGATAAAAAATGCAGTGATTGGTATATTTGTGGTTTCTTTTGTCTTGTTTATAAACAACTTTTTTAAACTAGAGCTTTTTAATGTTTTTAGTGAAAGAGTTCTTAAAACAATATTCCAGGAAAACATAAGCGAAGCGGGAAGTTTTAATATTAAATTTTCATTGATGGAAACGGGCCTTAACTTTATTCAAAGTTCACCAATTATTGGAATAGGTTATGGAAATTTCTCAAAAGAAAACGTCTACGAACAAAACATACATAATCTTTATATTAGTTTGTGGGTTGAAGGAGGACTATTAAGTTTTATCGGTCTACTATTATTTATTCTTTATTTCCTTTTTATATCTTTAAAGATTTTAATGAGTTCGAAAAATAAATACTCTATTAGTATAGGTATAGGTTTATTTGCACTTACCTTAGCTTTTTCTATCAATATTTTCACAGGTACCTCAGGGTATGTTAGACACACTATGATTCCATTAATTTTAATAGGCACAATTGCTTCTAGACAGCTGAAAAAAGTGAAAGAGGAGAATAGAAATGAGTAG
- a CDS encoding glycosyltransferase family 2 protein, whose product MESSPFFTIFIPVYNRANTIERLLKSIERQTFRDFECIIINDGSKDDSEKVINSLKKKLDFKLRYYYQENSGKHVARNKALDLAKGKMFFSIDSDDVMMSDCLQLLFDSWLPVDNNKEFAGVEGNCLEYGSSKIIGQEFPNKLFDSDHISTRYTHEIKGDKIRCILTSVFKEHKFPVYENEKFIPESTVWNRIGKAYKMRYINHALAQVEYQKDGISSNSLKFRTENSLGSFNYYKEFLIFFSQDKRVKKKYIYKNSVNYYRFGLHNKMTLKKLFVVKEKNILEFPLILLGMLTYIRDKKKLR is encoded by the coding sequence ATGGAAAGTAGTCCTTTTTTTACTATATTTATACCAGTTTATAACAGAGCGAATACTATTGAAAGGTTACTAAAAAGTATAGAGAGACAGACCTTTAGAGATTTTGAATGCATCATTATAAATGATGGCTCAAAAGATGATTCAGAAAAAGTTATAAATTCTTTGAAAAAAAAATTAGATTTTAAATTAAGATACTATTACCAGGAAAACAGTGGTAAGCATGTTGCGAGAAACAAGGCGCTCGATTTGGCCAAAGGTAAAATGTTTTTTAGTATAGATTCAGATGATGTAATGATGTCTGATTGTTTACAACTTTTATTTGATAGCTGGTTACCCGTGGATAATAATAAAGAATTTGCAGGAGTAGAGGGCAACTGTTTAGAATACGGGAGTTCTAAAATAATAGGTCAGGAATTTCCAAATAAACTTTTTGATAGTGATCACATAAGCACGAGATATACACATGAAATAAAAGGTGACAAAATTAGATGTATATTAACATCAGTTTTCAAAGAACATAAATTTCCAGTTTATGAAAATGAAAAATTTATACCAGAAAGTACTGTATGGAATAGAATCGGAAAAGCGTACAAAATGCGATATATAAATCATGCACTGGCACAAGTAGAATATCAAAAAGATGGAATATCCTCAAACAGCTTGAAATTTAGAACCGAAAATTCATTAGGATCATTCAATTATTATAAAGAGTTTTTAATTTTTTTTTCTCAAGATAAAAGAGTTAAAAAAAAATACATATATAAAAACAGTGTCAATTACTATAGATTTGGATTACACAATAAGATGACATTGAAAAAGTTATTTGTAGTAAAAGAGAAAAATATCTTAGAGTTTCCTTTAATATTATTAGGGATGTTAACTTACATCCGAGACAAGAAGAAGTTAAGATGA
- a CDS encoding oligosaccharide flippase family protein, giving the protein MIYNHSLIYLIAKGLPGIVNIIFVSVITKIIAPNDYGIYITLISYIGIFNILFFEWISSSLLRFYKEYEKDEFLATCMKMLIVSSLMSFLISSLMYVAFFTDVYSIGFYLIFCFSLIAQGLFNFALTFYRAKLVPFKFLLINLSRSFLFFTLAIILIKITENGLIIGFGLSLLIPIVIPLKKFIFITYRYKFNRLYLKQIIVYGIPLLPALVSSALLYHLDRIMISSFKGYDEVAVYAVASTFSQSIIVLFVGSISAASFPLILKALKNNNGEVERELKINFTLTLATVLPLVTILVLYSHKLTSLLLSPVYSNQLLIILPLFSIAAMLETIRTNYFDIPFKLTNNVSKKIIPVVISLIFSISLNLYLIPKYGVLGAVITAVLSYSLALIISYLLGRKIMKLPIPFKELLFIFVSLIPLVFLTLIINPTEIFEIIFTLASGIILYVLIFVLTSRSLFKTKGVFKNGK; this is encoded by the coding sequence ATGATATATAACCATTCACTTATATATTTAATAGCTAAAGGATTACCAGGTATAGTAAATATCATATTCGTTAGTGTTATCACTAAAATAATAGCTCCAAATGATTATGGTATTTATATAACCTTAATATCATATATCGGTATATTTAATATACTTTTTTTCGAATGGATAAGCTCTTCTCTATTAAGATTTTACAAAGAATATGAAAAAGATGAATTTTTAGCAACATGTATGAAAATGTTAATTGTATCGAGTCTAATGTCTTTCTTAATAAGTTCTTTAATGTATGTAGCTTTCTTTACGGATGTATACAGTATAGGATTTTATTTAATTTTTTGTTTTAGTTTAATCGCACAAGGTCTTTTTAATTTCGCATTAACTTTTTACAGAGCAAAATTAGTTCCATTTAAGTTTCTTTTAATTAATTTATCAAGATCGTTTCTATTTTTTACATTGGCTATCATTTTAATTAAAATAACTGAAAATGGATTGATTATAGGCTTCGGATTATCTCTTTTAATACCGATTGTTATTCCTCTAAAAAAGTTCATATTTATTACTTATAGATACAAATTTAACAGACTATATCTTAAACAAATAATTGTATATGGCATTCCTTTGTTACCAGCACTTGTTTCATCAGCACTACTTTATCACTTAGACAGAATCATGATTTCTTCTTTTAAAGGTTATGACGAAGTTGCAGTTTATGCCGTAGCATCTACTTTTTCACAAAGTATTATAGTTTTATTTGTGGGATCAATTAGTGCAGCTAGTTTTCCTCTTATTCTTAAAGCCTTAAAGAACAACAATGGTGAAGTTGAAAGGGAGTTGAAAATCAACTTCACATTGACTTTAGCAACAGTTCTGCCTTTAGTAACTATTTTAGTTTTATATTCTCACAAGTTAACCTCTCTCCTTTTATCGCCGGTGTATAGTAATCAGCTCTTAATAATTCTACCTCTTTTTTCAATAGCGGCAATGTTGGAAACAATTAGAACAAATTATTTTGATATACCTTTCAAGCTGACGAATAATGTTTCGAAAAAGATTATTCCTGTAGTAATATCTTTAATATTCAGTATCTCTCTTAATTTATACTTAATCCCTAAATATGGAGTTTTAGGTGCGGTAATAACTGCTGTACTTTCCTATTCACTTGCATTAATCATAAGTTATTTATTAGGCAGAAAAATAATGAAATTACCTATACCTTTTAAAGAACTCTTATTTATTTTTGTAAGTTTGATTCCTCTAGTTTTTTTAACTTTGATAATAAATCCGACAGAAATTTTTGAAATAATTTTTACATTAGCAAGTGGAATAATCCTATATGTATTAATTTTTGTGTTAACAAGTAGAAGTTTATTCAAAACAAAAGGAGTTTTTAAGAATGGAAAGTAG